Proteins from one Pseudomonadota bacterium genomic window:
- the hgcB gene encoding mercury methylation ferredoxin HgcB: MIHAIKYLKDVVTLALDESKCTGCGRCAEVCPHNVFDLKNGKASIAERDACMECGACSRNCAFEAITVSAGVGCAAAVIRGAMKGTAPDCACSGKSDCC, encoded by the coding sequence ATGATACATGCCATAAAATATCTCAAAGATGTGGTCACACTTGCGTTAGATGAATCAAAATGTACCGGCTGCGGCAGGTGCGCAGAAGTGTGTCCGCATAACGTTTTTGATCTGAAAAACGGTAAAGCATCAATAGCCGAACGTGACGCATGTATGGAATGCGGTGCCTGCAGCCGTAACTGTGCTTTTGAAGCAATAACTGTTTCGGCAGGCGTGGGTTGTGCCGCTGCAGTCATCCGCGGCGCCATGAAAGGCACCGCCCCTGATTGCGCATGCTCGGGCAAATCTGATTGCTGCTGA
- the hgcA gene encoding mercury methylation corrinoid protein HgcA, whose protein sequence is MTTTVKGSKMIKKSEAPGWIIGWHPSGMGFVPVIDTHLSFQDKLGGFRARWAIGRMHYKVNPGLYAAGAPDADSPVLVTANYKLTFDSLRKNLQRIKAWILVLDTKGVNVWCAAGKGTFGTEEVIRQIRAVNLSSVVRHRTLILPQLGAPGVAAHEVTRMTGFKVVYGPVRAADLPRFLENGLKADREMRTVSFTLMERLAVVPVEFVKSWKIALAAFLFVFLSKYPAGDMISWSTFFLFLPYVGAILIGCLFVPALLPWTPGPSLAFKGWFMCIIAVIIYTLLNGNQQTENIVYLLILPAISAFLALNYTGATPYTSLSGVKKEMRFAMPLIGFTAGFGIALHLISLWRTT, encoded by the coding sequence GTGACAACAACAGTAAAAGGATCAAAAATGATAAAAAAAAGTGAAGCTCCGGGGTGGATAATCGGCTGGCATCCTTCAGGAATGGGATTCGTCCCTGTAATCGATACACACCTTTCCTTTCAGGACAAACTCGGCGGCTTTCGTGCTCGTTGGGCAATCGGCAGAATGCACTATAAAGTCAACCCGGGCCTTTATGCAGCCGGAGCGCCCGATGCCGATTCACCGGTTCTGGTCACAGCGAATTACAAGCTGACTTTTGACAGCCTCAGAAAAAACCTTCAGCGCATAAAGGCATGGATTCTGGTGCTGGATACCAAAGGAGTCAACGTCTGGTGTGCTGCAGGGAAAGGTACTTTCGGAACTGAGGAGGTTATCAGGCAAATAAGGGCGGTAAATCTTTCTTCCGTTGTCCGTCACAGGACTCTTATCCTTCCCCAGCTTGGTGCGCCCGGTGTAGCCGCACATGAAGTGACACGAATGACAGGTTTTAAAGTTGTCTATGGTCCTGTACGGGCTGCCGATCTACCACGTTTTCTTGAAAACGGATTAAAAGCGGACAGAGAGATGCGTACCGTGTCATTTACTTTAATGGAAAGGCTTGCGGTTGTGCCTGTAGAATTTGTCAAGTCATGGAAAATAGCTCTTGCAGCCTTTCTGTTTGTATTCCTTTCCAAATATCCTGCAGGAGATATGATCTCGTGGTCAACCTTTTTTCTATTTCTTCCTTATGTGGGAGCAATCCTCATCGGCTGTCTCTTCGTCCCGGCATTGCTTCCCTGGACTCCAGGCCCTTCCCTGGCTTTTAAGGGATGGTTTATGTGTATCATCGCCGTAATTATCTACACCCTGTTGAACGGGAATCAACAAACAGAAAATATTGTGTATTTGCTTATCCTGCCGGCAATTTCTGCGTTTCTTGCACTCAATTACACCGGCGCAACTCCATATACATCGCTTTCCGGCGTGAAAAAGGAGATGAGATTTGCCATGCCGCTCATCGGTTTTACAGCAGGCTTCGGGATCGCGCTACATTTAATCAGTTTATGGAGAACAACATGA
- a CDS encoding MarR family transcriptional regulator: MDELLIQQFRKNLRKLEKKLAIQLKEDSFCCGVTIAQCHTLLAIEAKGFTTATELALELELDKSTLSRTIDGFVITGLINRETDTDNRRSQKISLTSQGKKVTDSINVQWNLYFASLFARIPESKHQAVIESIAILSDIIPSSECCCEIKACEDLQKKEDKSDNNSKRIKNDKKK, translated from the coding sequence ATGGATGAATTATTAATTCAACAATTCAGAAAAAACTTGCGAAAGCTTGAAAAAAAACTTGCTATACAACTCAAAGAAGATTCGTTCTGCTGTGGCGTTACCATAGCTCAATGCCACACTCTATTGGCTATTGAAGCAAAAGGGTTTACAACAGCTACTGAACTCGCCCTTGAGCTTGAACTCGATAAAAGTACTTTAAGCAGGACAATAGACGGCTTCGTTATAACCGGTCTTATCAACAGGGAGACCGATACAGATAACCGGAGGAGTCAGAAAATTTCTTTGACCTCCCAGGGTAAGAAGGTTACAGACAGCATCAACGTGCAATGGAATCTTTATTTTGCTTCCCTTTTTGCCCGCATTCCTGAATCCAAACATCAGGCCGTGATAGAAAGCATAGCGATATTATCGGACATAATCCCATCGTCTGAATGCTGCTGCGAAATAAAAGCTTGTGAAGATTTACAAAAAAAAGAGGACAAGAGTGACAACAACAGTAAAAGGATCAAAAATGATAAAAAAAAGTGA
- a CDS encoding cold-shock protein, with amino-acid sequence MAKGTVKWFNESKGFGFITKDDGADVFVHYSSIQDSGFKSLAEGESVTFDVVSGPKGPAASNVTKG; translated from the coding sequence ATGGCAAAAGGAACTGTGAAATGGTTTAATGAGTCAAAAGGTTTTGGTTTTATTACCAAAGATGACGGCGCGGATGTATTTGTTCACTATTCATCCATTCAGGACAGTGGTTTTAAATCACTGGCTGAAGGCGAATCAGTAACTTTTGATGTAGTAAGTGGTCCTAAGGGCCCTGCTGCGTCAAATGTAACAAAAGGCTAA
- a CDS encoding thioesterase family protein, with translation MPRIKLNELNDYAFNYTVTLGPRDINYGGHLGNDALVSLVGMARVNMLHSLSLSEGDLGDGKTGVIMSDLAVNYKSEAFMFDELMIDTHVGEISRSSFRLFHRLKKGQIVVALVETGITTFNYASRRVAPVPEAFLKALAEQGIQK, from the coding sequence ATGCCACGGATAAAATTGAATGAACTAAATGATTATGCATTTAATTATACAGTAACACTTGGGCCACGTGACATTAACTATGGAGGGCACCTGGGCAATGATGCCCTTGTTTCTCTTGTTGGTATGGCGCGGGTTAATATGCTTCACTCGCTAAGTCTTAGCGAGGGAGATCTTGGCGACGGGAAGACAGGCGTAATAATGTCGGACCTGGCAGTAAACTACAAATCCGAAGCATTCATGTTTGATGAACTCATGATCGATACACATGTCGGGGAAATAAGCCGAAGCAGCTTTCGGTTGTTTCATCGTCTAAAAAAGGGGCAGATTGTTGTTGCCCTGGTGGAAACAGGCATTACTACATTCAACTATGCTTCAAGAAGGGTTGCCCCGGTACCGGAAGCGTTCCTGAAAGCCCTGGCAGAACAGGGAATTCAAAAATAA
- a CDS encoding inositol monophosphatase family protein: MDEVLNFAMHCAFESGKIQRKYFEKSINVRHKGEIDLVTDVDMACQGRIIELIKAAFPDDDIISEEKKNNFNGKKNRWIIDPLDGTTNYAHGYPFFCTSIAYEEDGQITLGVVYNPIFNELFFSRKGTGAYLNGETIQVSSVHDLKQALLSTGFPYNIATTERNNIDHFINFLFKAQAIRRDGSAALNLCYVACGRFDAFWELTLNSWDMAAGSLLINEAGGTVTNLEGNEFSVYKETVVASNGFLHEGMVMVLNGK, encoded by the coding sequence ATGGATGAAGTACTCAACTTTGCAATGCATTGTGCTTTTGAATCCGGAAAAATTCAGCGAAAATATTTTGAAAAAAGTATAAATGTTCGCCACAAAGGGGAGATAGATCTTGTCACTGATGTGGACATGGCCTGCCAGGGAAGAATTATCGAGCTCATAAAAGCGGCATTCCCCGATGATGATATTATAAGCGAAGAAAAAAAGAACAATTTCAACGGGAAGAAGAACAGATGGATTATAGATCCTCTTGACGGCACAACAAATTATGCCCACGGGTATCCATTTTTTTGTACTTCAATTGCCTACGAAGAGGATGGACAAATTACGCTCGGGGTAGTTTATAATCCCATATTTAACGAGTTGTTTTTCAGCAGAAAAGGAACAGGGGCATATCTGAATGGCGAAACAATACAGGTGTCATCTGTCCATGATTTGAAGCAGGCCTTATTAAGTACAGGTTTCCCGTACAATATAGCCACAACTGAAAGGAACAATATTGATCATTTCATAAATTTTCTTTTCAAAGCTCAAGCAATCAGAAGGGATGGATCAGCCGCACTCAATCTCTGTTATGTGGCCTGCGGGAGATTTGATGCTTTTTGGGAACTGACCCTTAATTCCTGGGATATGGCTGCAGGCTCTCTGTTAATAAACGAGGCAGGCGGTACAGTGACGAACCTTGAGGGTAATGAATTCAGTGTTTATAAAGAAACGGTAGTTGCATCTAATGGTTTCCTCCATGAGGGCATGGTGATGGTTCTGAATGGGAAATGA
- a CDS encoding ATP-binding protein — MANELEQLKRRLMGLEIEIEESKSLSQTRSMLLEANITELNDVYKALNEKLKEIRNRDERIKAFEDEFRRANKLSTLGELAGSIAHEIKNPLISIQGFAKRIEKAEDGDKIKEYAGLIDKESGRLSNVLAKLLEFSRMDEPKVEPADINGIVDDTVLFLEHHLTRFKNVALFVEKDETLPQIEMDRIHIQQSLVNIVMNAAQAMPDGGDIRIKTGSAGNYIYISVADQGTGISPEHLDKIFEPFFTTKKKGEGTGLGLSLCKRLVEANNGKIEVESTAGQGSIFKIMLPIIPFLNQG; from the coding sequence ATGGCAAATGAACTGGAACAACTTAAGAGAAGATTAATGGGGCTTGAGATAGAAATAGAAGAGTCGAAAAGCCTGTCGCAGACAAGAAGCATGCTTCTTGAGGCAAATATTACAGAGTTGAATGATGTTTATAAGGCTTTGAATGAAAAACTGAAGGAAATCAGGAACAGAGATGAAAGGATCAAGGCTTTCGAGGATGAGTTCAGAAGAGCGAACAAACTTTCTACACTGGGAGAACTTGCCGGTTCTATTGCTCATGAAATAAAAAACCCGCTCATTTCAATACAGGGGTTTGCAAAGAGGATAGAGAAGGCGGAAGATGGGGACAAGATAAAGGAATATGCCGGTTTGATTGATAAAGAATCCGGAAGGCTATCGAATGTGCTGGCGAAGTTGCTGGAATTTTCAAGAATGGATGAGCCCAAAGTTGAGCCGGCCGATATAAATGGAATTGTAGATGATACAGTGCTGTTTTTAGAGCATCATTTGACAAGGTTTAAAAACGTTGCACTTTTTGTTGAAAAAGATGAGACCCTGCCGCAGATTGAAATGGACAGGATACATATTCAGCAGTCTCTTGTGAATATCGTAATGAATGCAGCCCAGGCGATGCCGGATGGCGGGGATATACGCATAAAAACAGGGAGTGCCGGCAATTATATTTATATTTCTGTTGCTGACCAGGGGACAGGTATCAGCCCGGAACATCTGGATAAGATTTTTGAGCCTTTTTTTACCACGAAGAAAAAAGGAGAGGGCACAGGGCTCGGACTTTCCCTTTGCAAGAGGCTTGTTGAGGCAAACAATGGCAAGATTGAAGTTGAAAGTACAGCAGGGCAGGGCAGCATTTTTAAAATTATGCTGCCAATAATTCCATTTCTAAATCAAGGATGA
- a CDS encoding ParB/RepB/Spo0J family partition protein, with amino-acid sequence MATKKTVESPEFLYLPLGSIIVEEQIRSAVDTTSESFKALMLSIKDKGVLEPVLVTQKGDKYLLLCGERRYLAAQKLGMETIPARIVNTVMQRDEILAIQLTENLQREDLNPIDQAKGILSFIQAKHPDKNYNLDGVMSELVKYNRKPETLSNAVVSTVDTII; translated from the coding sequence ATGGCAACAAAGAAAACAGTGGAAAGCCCGGAATTTCTGTACTTGCCTCTTGGAAGCATTATAGTGGAAGAACAGATTCGTTCAGCCGTAGACACAACAAGCGAGTCATTTAAAGCCCTTATGTTATCAATTAAAGACAAGGGTGTATTAGAGCCTGTACTTGTAACTCAAAAAGGCGACAAGTATCTGCTCCTCTGTGGAGAACGCCGTTATTTAGCCGCCCAAAAACTCGGTATGGAAACAATCCCGGCAAGAATTGTTAATACAGTCATGCAAAGGGATGAAATACTGGCCATCCAATTGACAGAAAATCTCCAGAGAGAAGACTTAAATCCCATAGATCAGGCAAAGGGAATATTATCTTTCATTCAGGCAAAACATCCTGACAAAAATTATAATCTGGATGGGGTGATGAGCGAGTTAGTGAAGTATAACCGGAAGCCCGAAACCCTCTCAAACGCGGTGGTGTCCACAGTGGACACCATAATATAA
- a CDS encoding energy-coupling factor transporter transmembrane component T, with protein MKYLDKKTVFHYLDPRTKILLSIGCACMIVILNSPLSLFLLFLVVFAFFLGMGPPLSYIKAALKIIVIAFLATMISQGFFYYFEPRTPLLILLNKDSGPIGRFTGGIAIYKEGLAYGMIQSMRLFSATLMSMVVVMSTYPSDLVLGLKKLGVPEKIGFMLTVSIRFLPVLTEEAKRIMIAQKLRGLRLKGMRGNFKGFRYLVMPLIIDSLRQARRIALAAEVRGYTGKRTEVRELKFAHLDGALLLVAVVILAIAIKYRFNLWISF; from the coding sequence GTGAAATATCTCGATAAAAAAACGGTTTTCCATTACCTTGACCCCCGGACAAAAATACTTCTGAGTATAGGGTGTGCATGCATGATTGTCATACTCAATTCACCCCTGAGCCTTTTTCTGCTCTTTCTTGTGGTTTTTGCCTTTTTCCTCGGTATGGGACCACCTTTATCCTATATAAAAGCTGCCCTCAAGATCATTGTAATAGCTTTCCTTGCAACTATGATTTCTCAGGGTTTTTTCTATTACTTCGAGCCGAGAACTCCTTTGCTGATATTGCTGAATAAAGATTCTGGCCCCATAGGCAGGTTTACCGGGGGTATAGCCATTTACAAAGAAGGTTTGGCATACGGGATGATACAGTCCATGAGACTTTTCTCGGCGACTCTCATGAGCATGGTTGTTGTTATGAGCACATATCCGTCAGACCTTGTACTGGGTTTAAAGAAACTCGGGGTACCCGAAAAGATCGGTTTTATGCTTACGGTAAGTATCCGGTTTCTCCCGGTCCTGACAGAAGAAGCAAAAAGAATAATGATCGCCCAGAAATTGCGGGGATTGAGATTAAAAGGGATGAGGGGAAATTTCAAAGGGTTTCGTTATCTTGTCATGCCCTTGATAATAGACAGTTTGCGGCAGGCAAGGAGGATCGCTCTTGCTGCAGAGGTACGGGGATATACGGGCAAAAGGACAGAGGTCAGAGAACTTAAGTTTGCACATCTCGATGGCGCACTATTGCTGGTGGCTGTCGTAATACTGGCGATAGCAATTAAATACCGGTTTAATTTATGGATATCTTTTTAA
- a CDS encoding ABC transporter ATP-binding protein, whose translation MIRIRDFTYTYPEAGSPALENINLDIMEGELVLLIGPTGSGKSTFLYCLNGLIPHIFAGDMHGDIRIKGLPPKETSVLEMAKTVGTVFQNPESQIFMLKVEDDVAFGCENLMMPREEVLSRRDTALRDMGLVDVRHSNTNTLSGGMKQRLAISSIYAMAPKVFLFDEPTTDLDAKGRREFIEIICKLKQMGHTILLAEHRYKDLLPLADRVISFYKGQIFHSLKSGSPFNPEIKQKKCNMCTTLDVELEDVAFSYDRKGKRNVLENISINIKRGELVAVSGDNGSGKTTLLKIMAGILRPDTGRVRVLECDSPTIEDVVGRVGFLFQNPDEQLFTNSVEEELIFGSKQLGKNIDVDQYLSKTNLGAARRRHPQSLSRGQRQFLAVFSVLAMEPQVLLLDEPTTGLDNESWHNLFGILRELSNNNNTVIFTTHHEKAKQYADRLITIDQGRIAGSEISR comes from the coding sequence ATGATAAGAATTAGAGACTTTACCTATACATACCCGGAGGCCGGCAGCCCCGCTCTTGAAAACATCAACCTTGATATCATGGAAGGCGAGCTTGTTTTGCTCATTGGCCCAACCGGTTCAGGCAAGTCAACCTTTCTCTACTGTCTTAATGGGCTCATACCACATATCTTTGCTGGTGATATGCATGGGGACATCAGAATAAAGGGGCTGCCGCCCAAAGAAACCTCGGTGTTAGAGATGGCGAAGACCGTAGGCACCGTGTTTCAGAACCCGGAAAGTCAGATATTTATGCTAAAGGTCGAGGACGACGTTGCCTTCGGCTGCGAAAACCTTATGATGCCCAGAGAGGAGGTGTTATCAAGAAGAGATACTGCCCTGAGAGACATGGGGCTCGTGGATGTGAGGCATTCAAATACAAACACCCTTTCAGGAGGAATGAAACAAAGACTGGCCATAAGTTCCATATATGCAATGGCCCCGAAGGTATTTCTCTTTGATGAGCCCACTACTGATCTTGATGCAAAGGGAAGAAGGGAATTCATCGAAATTATTTGTAAATTAAAACAAATGGGGCACACCATATTGCTTGCGGAGCACCGTTATAAAGACCTCCTGCCTTTGGCTGACAGGGTAATTTCTTTTTATAAGGGGCAGATCTTTCATAGCTTGAAATCTGGCAGCCCTTTCAATCCGGAGATAAAACAAAAGAAATGTAATATGTGCACCACCCTTGATGTAGAACTGGAAGATGTCGCTTTCTCTTATGACCGGAAGGGAAAGAGAAATGTTCTGGAAAACATCAGTATAAACATTAAAAGGGGTGAGTTGGTTGCAGTCAGCGGCGATAACGGTTCCGGTAAAACAACGCTACTAAAAATCATGGCAGGCATTTTAAGACCGGACACTGGAAGGGTGAGGGTTTTAGAGTGTGACAGTCCTACCATAGAGGATGTTGTAGGCAGAGTCGGCTTCCTTTTTCAAAATCCGGATGAACAACTTTTCACCAATTCAGTTGAAGAAGAACTCATATTTGGTTCCAAACAACTGGGGAAGAACATCGATGTGGATCAATATCTCAGTAAAACTAACCTTGGCGCAGCGAGGAGGCGACACCCGCAAAGCCTGTCCAGGGGACAAAGGCAGTTCCTTGCCGTTTTTTCTGTACTGGCAATGGAGCCACAGGTCTTGCTTCTTGACGAGCCGACAACCGGCCTGGACAATGAAAGCTGGCACAACCTCTTTGGTATTCTCCGTGAACTCTCAAATAACAACAATACAGTGATTTTCACGACACATCATGAGAAAGCAAAACAGTATGCAGACAGATTGATAACGATTGACCAGGGCAGGATTGCAGGCAGTGAAATATCTCGATAA
- a CDS encoding radical SAM protein produces the protein MNIHRITYNPVARSCSLYFIGCNFRCIGCYWKKIYPKVNFKELKLLNLENVMKILKSVSPKKVIIISGDPVENYEFSVLPKALHDEFQCEVRLMTNGHVLPGLEGLSHVSLSIKAFDDDLHKHYTGKSNKTPLNNFKFLYENGIELSSSSVFIPDVIDKEEIRKIGKFIGSIDKDIPYRVIGYMPVDGLPYRKPAYEEIKGAAGSINGSLNNVVFSDPKSQDYTGITDLFTNNLKR, from the coding sequence GTGAATATTCATCGCATAACCTATAACCCGGTAGCACGTTCATGCAGCCTCTATTTCATAGGATGCAATTTCCGTTGTATCGGGTGTTACTGGAAAAAGATATACCCTAAGGTTAATTTCAAAGAACTGAAACTGTTGAACCTGGAAAATGTTATGAAAATACTCAAATCCGTGTCACCCAAAAAGGTTATCATTATCAGTGGTGACCCTGTGGAAAATTACGAATTTTCTGTCCTCCCGAAGGCTCTCCATGATGAATTCCAGTGCGAGGTACGCCTTATGACAAACGGACATGTTCTGCCGGGGCTTGAAGGATTATCGCATGTCTCCCTATCAATTAAGGCATTCGATGATGATCTCCATAAACATTACACAGGCAAGTCCAACAAGACACCTTTGAACAATTTTAAATTTCTATATGAAAACGGCATCGAGCTTTCATCGTCAAGCGTATTTATCCCGGACGTTATAGACAAAGAAGAAATAAGGAAGATCGGTAAGTTTATCGGAAGCATAGATAAGGATATCCCGTATAGAGTCATCGGCTATATGCCGGTAGACGGTCTTCCATACCGTAAACCAGCATATGAAGAGATTAAAGGGGCAGCAGGTTCAATTAATGGTAGCCTTAATAATGTTGTCTTTTCAGATCCTAAATCACAGGATTATACAGGCATTACCGACCTTTTTACCAACAATCTGAAACGATGA
- a CDS encoding TonB-dependent receptor produces MKTTIKDKKIFKLDEIVVTATRTEKDISEAPASTSVVTKAEVEERNIQAIDQAANELPGVFERRGKGIMDTQAAITLRGMPGQQRTLVMLDGISLNRAYDGTVTFGGIAPENLERVEVVRGPSSSLYGGYAMGGVVNFITKMPEKQEITLKGGYGSDDLWTAYGSYGDKFANKVSTFFSYGYRSTRGDITDYVVTTTKPAAAFSGWSPTTNRAGQTAYLAGDKGRNGWWDENITAKVAYDVTPSSRITLSFMRNLYEYNYGTPNTCVYNNGRPAFSGFGGLSESSFIGYPGGKSQDIYKIGYETEVSDAKVKFLAAYNRGYSWYNASFSTTATKLGGGSGTEGVSPSGSWDVDIQVTKPFLQKHLITVGGAYRYDWAFSKSYNLTYWKDENSFNGFTRNAGGKDMTYALFAQAEIHPIDKLTAYLGFREDWWMGFDGYSNSVGINLQHYSHNSVSSFNPKGSLVYTPFKDTVLRASVGKAFRAPTLYELYGSYTTTGGITYAGNPNLKPETVVSWDIGAEQQLWKGVMFKTSYFQSYIDDLIYSRTLSATLTDKINVGRAKIRGVELGFEQKFDMGLKLFTNYTWNDARVDRCSIKPQIEGKRLTYVPSQMFNIGGTFVYKSLTTSFTGRYVGKRYQDDDNSDRANGVYLSYDPFFTADAKVSYQVASLATISLSVDNIFDKNYFSSYQAPGRKWYGGLTLKF; encoded by the coding sequence ATGAAAACGACCATCAAAGACAAAAAGATATTTAAACTTGATGAGATTGTAGTAACAGCCACGAGAACGGAAAAAGATATTTCTGAAGCGCCTGCATCTACAAGCGTGGTGACTAAAGCTGAGGTTGAGGAAAGAAACATTCAGGCTATCGACCAAGCAGCAAATGAACTCCCTGGCGTTTTCGAAAGACGTGGCAAGGGGATTATGGACACCCAGGCAGCCATAACCTTAAGAGGCATGCCCGGACAACAACGGACATTAGTCATGCTTGACGGCATTTCCCTCAACAGGGCCTACGACGGCACGGTTACATTCGGCGGTATCGCCCCGGAAAATCTGGAAAGAGTTGAAGTTGTAAGAGGCCCTTCGTCAAGCCTTTACGGCGGCTATGCCATGGGTGGCGTCGTCAATTTCATCACAAAGATGCCTGAAAAACAGGAGATCACATTGAAGGGCGGCTACGGCTCAGATGATCTCTGGACTGCCTACGGCTCCTACGGTGATAAATTCGCAAACAAGGTAAGTACCTTTTTCAGCTATGGTTACCGGAGCACGAGAGGCGATATTACCGATTATGTTGTAACAACTACTAAACCTGCAGCCGCCTTTTCAGGCTGGAGCCCCACAACTAACCGAGCCGGGCAAACCGCCTATCTTGCCGGTGACAAGGGACGAAACGGCTGGTGGGACGAGAACATTACAGCCAAGGTTGCTTATGATGTAACGCCCTCCTCGCGAATTACCCTGTCATTTATGAGAAATCTATATGAATATAATTATGGCACACCGAACACTTGCGTATATAACAACGGACGACCTGCGTTCAGCGGCTTCGGGGGTTTATCGGAATCTTCATTCATAGGTTATCCGGGCGGCAAGAGCCAGGATATTTACAAAATCGGGTATGAAACAGAAGTGTCAGATGCAAAAGTAAAATTTCTTGCAGCCTACAATAGAGGATATAGCTGGTATAATGCATCGTTTAGCACCACAGCGACAAAGCTTGGCGGGGGATCAGGCACTGAGGGTGTGAGCCCTTCCGGGTCATGGGACGTGGACATTCAGGTTACGAAGCCTTTTTTGCAAAAACATCTTATTACTGTCGGCGGTGCTTATCGATACGACTGGGCTTTCAGTAAGTCATATAACCTGACCTACTGGAAAGACGAAAATTCATTTAACGGGTTTACCAGAAATGCAGGTGGAAAGGATATGACCTATGCTCTTTTTGCCCAGGCGGAGATCCATCCTATAGATAAACTCACAGCTTACCTCGGCTTCCGGGAAGACTGGTGGATGGGTTTTGACGGTTATTCAAATTCGGTGGGCATTAATTTACAACATTACTCCCACAACTCTGTCTCTTCCTTCAACCCCAAAGGTTCTCTGGTCTACACCCCATTCAAGGACACGGTGTTGCGTGCTTCTGTTGGCAAAGCCTTCAGGGCGCCTACACTTTATGAACTATACGGATCATATACAACAACAGGCGGGATAACGTACGCGGGGAACCCTAATCTGAAGCCCGAAACTGTTGTGTCATGGGACATTGGAGCAGAGCAGCAGCTCTGGAAGGGGGTTATGTTCAAAACGAGCTATTTCCAGAGTTATATAGACGACCTGATCTATAGCAGAACACTTTCAGCAACGCTTACGGACAAGATTAACGTAGGCAGGGCAAAGATACGCGGGGTGGAATTGGGGTTTGAACAGAAATTCGACATGGGGCTTAAATTATTTACAAACTACACGTGGAATGATGCGAGGGTAGACAGGTGCAGTATCAAACCACAAATCGAGGGGAAGAGACTTACCTATGTGCCCTCTCAGATGTTTAATATCGGAGGGACTTTTGTCTACAAATCCTTGACCACAAGTTTTACCGGGCGATATGTGGGTAAGAGATACCAGGACGACGACAACAGCGACAGGGCAAACGGTGTCTATTTATCCTATGATCCTTTTTTCACAGCCGACGCAAAGGTGTCCTATCAGGTGGCCTCTCTAGCGACAATTTCCTTATCAGTGGACAACATTTTCGACAAGAACTATTTTAGCTCTTATCAGGCACCGGGAAGAAAATGGTATGGAGGATTGACATTAAAATTTTAA
- the nikR gene encoding nickel-responsive transcriptional regulator NikR: MSDLFRFGVSLEKKLLEKFDTLIREKNYNNRSEAFRDMIRQELIKKEWLQGNEVAGAITLIYDHHKKDLLNKITDIQHDYQKLIICTQHIHLDHDNCLEILAVKGSPRDVQVLADTLKSIKGVKHGTLSMSSTGERIE; the protein is encoded by the coding sequence ATGTCTGACTTATTCAGGTTTGGAGTATCTTTAGAAAAGAAACTGCTCGAAAAGTTTGATACCCTTATTAGGGAGAAAAACTACAACAACCGTTCCGAGGCATTTCGGGATATGATACGGCAAGAGTTGATAAAAAAGGAATGGCTCCAGGGGAATGAAGTGGCAGGTGCAATAACACTCATATACGACCATCACAAAAAAGACCTTCTGAACAAGATCACCGACATACAGCATGATTACCAGAAACTGATTATATGTACCCAACATATTCATCTGGACCATGACAATTGCTTGGAAATTCTCGCTGTAAAAGGAAGCCCACGTGATGTCCAGGTCCTTGCCGATACGCTCAAATCTATCAAAGGCGTCAAGCATGGGACATTGAGCATGTCCAGCACAGGGGAGAGAATTGAGTAG